A region of Leishmania panamensis strain MHOM/PA/94/PSC-1 chromosome 33 sequence DNA encodes the following proteins:
- a CDS encoding calcium-transporting ATPase, putative (TriTrypDB/GeneDB-style sysID: LpmP.33.1050) has product MVGHKRIDILTGHHNGVGGLLCELNVRSCPAGSPAVDMSSIQERRDAVKRRELGIVAHSVPERQSRYGVNVLPRPPKESIWNLMKDSIQDDRVVQILIGAALISMALGMTTPDFRTGEVDPTMGWIEGAAIFASVLIVTAVNAVNDYRKQEQFAEVMRAENAARRKVTVWRYVPLSSVSGGGGGASVTGTDGLTCVALEVPSSDIVVGDVVQVSSGMQLTFDAVLLDSFGPVLADESSVTGENDDVLKQVLTDPFLISGSSVLDGSAEGVALVCAVGPKSFSGEIAISIQSTEKTNTPLQDQLEAMAEVIGKFGVGAAVFTFASLLIKELFMYLVHGRPLHGMKFFENLTTAIAIVVVAVPEGLPLSVTISLAYSMRLMLKDGNLVRHLAACETMGGASVLCTDKTGTLTAPTMRVKQIFLSATTYAVDGAGSLIGSGLPTFSDEESPVALPTHSTTLHHFAVPPPPRGLGQSTFPLAPPRRAITVTVPPSTVQLLLDCIVANALDPEVGRATNKTSEALLLLCYLMHCSSNHTAQQDVQAFRNTPACILAAMQDPSRCRRFPFSSHSKMSVCMFRQAAPPAAGSNVGGCTRIYATGAAEVVLNRCTSYINDQGVSVPFTSEMRAYHEQTLKQYTESGLRVICCAFSDACDAEEANLWSQQSQYGAASAHDGEFCMIGLVGLEEDVRPEVPGAVYQCFGAGVRVIMITGDATLTAINVARRCGLLCGDSSNSTQTGTTSLGGNRVRRHPEAPSWLATSALVSSSDNGVGPTENSDTAIFVNVSPRYYENSSVGSDLERQFLESAFGRTAWMMQEPAVNATLQQLMDSGYVLDGYTFRQLSDAELLKQYMPHIRILARATPMDKKRLLALLRRIDANAVIAMTGDGTNDAPALKLSDVGFAMNSGSDVAKRASDIILLSDNFIGMVKAIMWGRNVKDNIRKFLQFQLTVNFAACVVSFVGAIMSEQNMSPLKPVQLLWLNLIMDTLAALALATELPCESMLLARPPEPKDAPIIVSSMWFQIGFQSAFQLIGQLFLLSYGNILLSARGSTNPSQDAGPPLRYPHYFSDTHICFVFNSFVWMQVFNFFNARLLHRSEGFFSNWEDSTVLFCIVGVIVMLQIIIVEFGGKIMSTVPLTAQEWFYSVLIASGTLPVGAVSRLIYARYTKRMPLREVYSRGLLPRLWRSMKSGRLKGKR; this is encoded by the coding sequence ATGGTTGGTCATAAACGAATCGACATCCTGACGGGCCACCACAATGGCGTGGGTGGGCTCCTCTGTGAGCTCAACGTGCGGAGCTGCCCAGCCGGGTCGCCTGCTGTGGATATGAGCTCCATCCAGGAGCGCAGGGACGCGGTGAAGCGCCGGGAGCTCGGCATTGTAGCACACTCGGTCCCAGAACGGCAGTCGCGATACGGCGTGAACGTGCTACCCCGGCCGCCGAAGGAAAGCATTTGGAACCTCATGAAGGACTCCATACAGGACGATCGCGTTGTGCAAATTTTGATTGGTGCTGCACTGATATCAATGGCACTTGGCATGACCACCCCCGACTTCCGCACGGGTGAGGTCGACCCCACCATGGGCTGGATTGAGGGGGCAGCCATCTTCGCCTCTGTGCTCATAGTGACGGCTGTGAACGCCGTGAACGACTACCGTAAGCAGGAGCAGTTTGCCGAGGTGATGCGGGCCGAGAACGCGGCGCGCCGCAAGGTCACGGTATGGCGCTATGTTCCGCTCAGCAGCGTGAGCggaggcgggggtggggctAGTGTAACTGGCACAGACGGTCTCACCTGCGTAGCGCTGGAGGTGCCAAGCTCTGATATTGTTGTGGGGGATGTGGTGCAGGTCAGCTCCGGGATGCAGCTAACGTTTGACGCCGTCCTCCTGGACAGTTTCGGCCCCGTCTTGGCAGACGAAAGCAGCGTCACCGGTGAGAACGATGACGTGCTGAAGCAGGTGCTCACCGATCCTTTTCTTATCAGCGGGTCGTCGGTGTTGGATGGCTCAGCTGAGGGAGTGGCACTCGTGTGCGCGGTGGGCCCGAAATCCTTTTCGGGCGAAATCGCTATCTCCATTCAGTCAACAGAAAAAACGAACACGCCGTTGCAAGATCAGCTTGAGGCGATGGCAGAGGTCATCGGCAAGTtcggcgtcggcgcggctGTCTTCACGTTTGCGTCGCTGCTTATCAAGGAGCTTTTTATGTACTTGGTGCACGGCCGACCTCTGCACGGCATGAAGTTCTTTGAGAACTTGACTACGGCGATTGCCATTGTGGTGGTCGCCGTACCGGAGGGCCTACCTCTCTCAGTGACGATCTCACTCGCCTACAGCATGCGGCTCATGCTGAAGGATGGCAACCTTGTCCGTCACTTGGCAGCGTGTGAAACCATGGGCGGTGCATCGGTGCTGTGCACGGACAAGACGGGCACCTTGACGGCCCCAACAATGCGAGTGAAGCAAATCTTCCTTTCCGCGACCACGTACGCGGTAGACGGCGCCGGCAGCTTAATTGGCAGCGGCCTCCCAACCTTTAGCGACGAGGAGTCGCCAGTGGCGTTGCCTACTCACTCCACAACTCTTCACCACTTtgcggtgccaccgccgccgcggggGTTGGGGCAGAGCACGTTCCCACTTGCGCCCCCTAGGAGAGCAATCACCGTTACCGTGCCTCCCTCAACCGTGCAGCTTTTGTTGGACTGCATTGTAGCTAACGCCCTTGACCCCGAGGTAGGGCGTGCAACTAATAAGACGAGCGAGGCcctgctgttgctctgctATCTCATGCACTGCTCAAGCAAccacacagcgcagcaggATGTTCAGGCGTTCCGCAACACCCCAGCCTGCATACTGGCCGCGATGCAGGACCCTAGCCGGTGTCGTCGCTTCCCTTTCAGCTCGCACAGCAAGATGAGCGTGTGCATGTTTCGACAGGCAGCCCCGCCAGCTGCTGGAAGCAATGTAGGGGGTTGCACCCGAATCTACGCGACCGGCGCCGCAGAGGTCGTCTTGAATCGCTGCACGTCGTACATCAACGATCAGGGTGTTTCGGTGCCGTTTACGTCTGAGATGCGGGCTTATCATGAGCAGACCTTGAAGCAGTATACCGAATCGGGGCTGCGAGTCATTTGCTGTGCCTTCAGCGATGCATGTGACGCCGAAGAGGCAAACCTGTGGAGTCAGCAGTCGCAGTACGGCGCAGCTTCCGCGCACGATGGCGAGTTCTGCATGATCGGCCTGGTCGGTCTTGAGGAGGATGTGCGGCCGGAGGTACCTGGCGCAGTGTACCAGTGCTTTGGAGCGGGTGTGCGAGTGATCATGATCACTGGTGATGCAACTCTCACGGCAATCAACGTTGCCCGCCGCTGTGGGCTTCTTTGCGGTGATTCAAGCAATAGCACGCAAACGGGGACGACGTCGCTGGGCGGCAATCGAGTCCGGCGCCATCCCGAAGCGCCTAGCTGGCTGGCCACTTCTGCGCTCGTGAGCAGTAGCGACAATGGGGTTGGTCCGACAGAGAACAGCGATACTGCCATCTTTGTGAATGTGTCACCGCGCTACTACGagaacagcagcgtcggctcTGATCTGGAGAGGCAATTTTTGGAGAGTGCGTTTGGCAGGACAGCATGGATGATGCAGGAACCGGCAGTAAATGCGACACTTCAGCAGCTCATGGACAGCGGCTACGTCCTGGACGGATACACCTTTCGGCAGCTCAGCGACGCGGAGCTACTTAAGCAGTACATGCCGCACATTCGCATCCTCGCGCGCGCCACACCCATGGACAAGAAGCGGCTGCTGGCCCTCCTGCGGCGGATCGACGCGAACGCGGTGATCGCAATGACCGGCGATGGCACCAATGATGCGCCGGCCCTAAAGCTTAGCGATGTCGGATTTGCCATgaacagcggcagtgacgTTGCAAAGCGCGCGTCGGATATTATTTTGCTGAGCGACAACTTTATTGGCATGGTGAAAGCGATTATGTGGGGCCGAAACGTCAAGGACAACATTCGCAAGTTTCTGCAATTTCAACTCACAGTGAACTTTGCGGCGTGCGTCGTCTCCTTTGTTGGCGCCATCATGAGCGAGCAGAACATGTCCCCCCTGAAGCccgtgcagctcctctggTTGAACCTCATCATGGACACGCTTGCCGCCCTCGCACTGGCAACGGAGCTGCCATGTGAGTCGATGCTCCTCGCCCGGCCGCCTGAGCCAAAGGATGCCCCGATCATCGTGTCGAGCATGTGGTTCCAGATTGGCTTTCAGAGCGCCTTCCAGCTAATTGGCCAACTTTTTCTGCTCAGCTATGGGAATATACTGCTGAGCGCGCGCGGGTCCACGAACCCATCGCAGGACGCCggaccaccgctgcgctaCCCGCACTACTTCAGCGATACTCACATCTGCTTTGTCTTCAACTCATTTGTGTGGATGCAAGTCTTCAACTTCTTCAATGCACGTCTTCTACACCGCAGCGAGGGCTTCTTCTCGAACTGGGAGGACAGCACCGTGCTCTTCTGCATTGTCGGCGTCATTGTTATGTTGCAGATCATCATTGTGGAGTTTGGCGGCAAGATTATGTCGACAGTGCCTCTGACAGCGCAGGAGTGGTTCTATTCTGTCCTCATCGCTAGTGGCACTCTGCCAGTGGGTGCTGTCTCACGCCTGATCTATGCCCGCTACACAAAACGCATGCCGCTGCGCGAAGTGTACTCGCGAGGGTTGCTGCCACGGCTTTGGCGCAGCATGAAGAGTGGTAGGCTCAAGGGAAAGAGGTAG